From a region of the Williamsia phyllosphaerae genome:
- the cysD gene encoding sulfate adenylyltransferase subunit CysD — protein MTIDSVVGDTTHVDELRVLEAESVHIIREVVAELERPVLLFSAGKDSIVLLRLAEKAFRPSPLPFPVLHVDTGHNFPEVIEFRDRRLADAGHTLLVASVQESIDSGRAQEIGGPNASRNRLQTRTLLDALEAGRYDAAFGGARRDEERARAKERVLSFRDEFGQWDPRAQRPEPWSLYNGRIRRGEQVRVFPLSNWTELDIWRYIEQEGLELPPIYFAHEREVFERDGILLATSEFTSPADSESAATEWVRYRTVGDLTITGAVRSHATDIAGVIGEISAATVSERGETRADDRTSVAAMEDRKREGYF, from the coding sequence ATGACGATCGACAGCGTGGTGGGCGACACCACCCACGTCGACGAACTCCGGGTGTTGGAGGCCGAATCGGTCCACATCATCCGCGAGGTCGTCGCCGAACTGGAGCGGCCGGTCCTGCTGTTCTCCGCAGGCAAGGACTCCATCGTCCTGCTCCGTCTGGCCGAGAAAGCCTTTCGGCCCTCCCCACTCCCCTTCCCCGTGCTCCACGTGGACACCGGCCACAACTTCCCGGAAGTCATCGAGTTCCGGGATCGTCGCCTCGCCGACGCCGGTCACACCCTCCTCGTGGCGTCGGTACAGGAGTCCATCGACTCCGGACGGGCACAGGAGATCGGTGGCCCCAACGCATCCCGCAACCGACTGCAGACGCGGACGCTGCTCGACGCCCTCGAGGCCGGTCGGTACGACGCCGCGTTCGGCGGCGCCCGGCGTGACGAGGAACGCGCCCGCGCCAAAGAACGCGTCCTGAGTTTTCGCGACGAGTTCGGCCAGTGGGACCCACGCGCTCAGCGCCCCGAGCCGTGGTCGCTGTACAACGGCCGCATCCGACGGGGCGAGCAGGTCCGGGTGTTCCCGCTGAGCAACTGGACCGAACTCGACATCTGGCGCTACATCGAACAGGAGGGTCTCGAACTCCCGCCGATCTACTTCGCGCACGAGCGCGAGGTGTTCGAACGCGACGGGATCCTGCTCGCCACATCGGAGTTCACCAGCCCCGCCGACTCCGAGAGCGCGGCCACCGAGTGGGTGCGGTACCGGACCGTGGGCGATCTGACGATCACCGGCGCCGTGCGATCCCACGCCACCGACATCGCCGGGGTGATCGGGGAGATCTCCGCCGCGACGGTGTCCGAACGAGGCGAGACGCGTGCCGATGACCGGACCTCGGTGGCCGCGATGGAAGACCGCAAGCGCGAGGGATACTTCTGA
- the cysC gene encoding adenylyl-sulfate kinase, translated as MSTSATGTATATTTPTRQLLRLATAGSVDDGKSTLIGRLMYDTDSLPLDHLEAVIKDGVPDLAALSDGLRAEQEQGITIDVAYRFFSTEHRNYILADTPGHERYTRNMFTGASTAHVAILLVDASAGVLRQTRRHARIATLLNVKHLVAAVNKIDLIDFDEARFLELEVELRALADRLGADELTVIPLAAKAGDNVVHRSSNTPWYSGPTLLEHLESIELVAPNPVATELRLPVQWVSRPVAGERRRYTGRVSAGALRVGDQVIALPSGSRSTVTALDTLDDVRDVAVAPLSVAVSLADDIDVGRGDVIVSGADDAHAPVLARELEATVCWFGDTPLRAGDRLALKHTATTVRATVQALSSRLDPETLDEQDAPVELSLNDIGVVTLRTSSVVVADPYAGNRDAGAFILIDEASNDTVGAGTITTAREVKPGAQTRNDVKWHPSALNRAHRWSKIGQSGATVWLTGLPASGKSTVAVALERALVESGRTAYLLDGDNVRHGLSDDLGFTPGDRAENIRRVGHLTRLLADAGVVAIASLVSPLESDREIARALNDAAGLPFIEVAVTTPLAECERRDPKGLYARARAGELKGLTGIDAPYETPRNPDLSIDTTDADIDDLVRQVLAVLDAHGSEAGR; from the coding sequence ATGAGCACTTCGGCCACGGGCACCGCGACCGCCACCACGACCCCGACGCGACAGCTTCTGCGACTCGCCACCGCCGGCTCGGTGGACGACGGCAAGTCGACGCTGATCGGGCGGCTGATGTACGACACCGACAGCCTGCCGCTCGACCACCTCGAGGCGGTGATCAAGGACGGCGTCCCCGACCTCGCGGCGCTGTCCGACGGTCTGCGCGCAGAGCAGGAGCAGGGCATCACCATCGATGTCGCCTACCGGTTCTTCTCCACCGAGCACCGCAACTACATCCTCGCCGACACCCCCGGACACGAGCGCTACACCCGCAACATGTTCACCGGCGCCTCCACCGCGCACGTCGCGATCCTGCTGGTCGACGCGAGCGCCGGCGTTCTTCGGCAGACCCGTCGGCACGCCCGCATCGCGACCCTGCTCAACGTCAAACACCTCGTCGCCGCGGTCAACAAGATCGATCTGATCGACTTCGACGAGGCTCGGTTCCTCGAACTCGAGGTCGAGCTGCGCGCGCTGGCGGACCGCCTCGGTGCCGACGAACTGACGGTGATCCCGTTGGCGGCCAAAGCCGGTGACAACGTGGTCCACCGATCGTCGAACACCCCCTGGTACAGCGGTCCCACCCTGCTCGAGCACCTCGAGTCGATCGAGCTGGTTGCCCCGAACCCGGTGGCGACCGAGTTGCGGTTGCCGGTGCAGTGGGTGTCGCGGCCGGTGGCCGGCGAACGTCGCCGTTACACCGGGCGTGTCTCGGCGGGTGCGTTGCGCGTCGGCGATCAGGTGATCGCCCTGCCGTCGGGTTCACGCAGCACAGTGACCGCACTCGACACACTCGACGACGTGCGCGACGTCGCGGTGGCCCCACTGTCGGTGGCGGTCTCGCTGGCCGACGACATCGACGTGGGCCGTGGCGACGTGATCGTCAGCGGCGCCGACGACGCTCACGCGCCGGTCCTGGCCCGCGAACTCGAGGCCACCGTCTGCTGGTTCGGCGACACCCCGCTGCGTGCAGGCGACCGTCTCGCCCTCAAGCACACCGCGACCACCGTGCGCGCGACGGTGCAGGCACTGTCGTCACGGTTGGATCCGGAGACGCTCGACGAGCAGGACGCACCGGTCGAGTTGTCGCTTAACGACATCGGTGTGGTGACCCTGCGCACGAGCTCGGTGGTCGTCGCCGACCCGTACGCCGGGAACCGGGACGCAGGGGCGTTCATCCTCATCGACGAGGCGTCCAACGACACCGTCGGCGCCGGAACGATCACCACCGCACGCGAGGTCAAGCCGGGCGCCCAGACACGCAACGACGTGAAATGGCATCCGTCGGCGCTGAACCGGGCGCATCGTTGGTCCAAGATCGGGCAGTCCGGTGCCACCGTCTGGCTCACCGGGCTCCCGGCATCGGGCAAGTCCACGGTCGCGGTCGCCCTGGAGCGAGCCTTGGTCGAATCAGGCCGTACCGCATATCTTCTCGACGGCGACAACGTGCGCCACGGGTTGTCCGACGACCTGGGCTTCACCCCGGGCGATCGGGCGGAGAACATCCGTCGCGTCGGCCATCTCACCCGTCTGCTCGCCGACGCCGGGGTGGTCGCGATCGCCTCGTTGGTGTCGCCGCTGGAATCCGATCGAGAGATCGCACGGGCGCTGAACGACGCCGCAGGGTTGCCGTTCATCGAGGTCGCGGTGACCACGCCGTTGGCTGAGTGTGAACGACGCGACCCCAAGGGTCTCTACGCCCGCGCCCGCGCCGGCGAACTGAAGGGGCTCACCGGGATCGACGCCCCCTACGAGACGCCCCGCAACCCGGATCTGTCCATCGACACGACCGACGCCGACATCGACGATCTGGTCCGTCAGGTGCTCGCGGTGCTCGACGCGCACGGGTCCGAGGCCGGTCGCTGA
- a CDS encoding crotonase/enoyl-CoA hydratase family protein — protein MTETTSGDTITTERDGHVLLIGLNRPEKRNAFDLAMLADLSRAYALLESDPDLRCGVLFAHGDHFTAGLDLVDVGPAIASGTATYPSDGRDPWRLDGDWMTPLVAAAQGRVLTLGIELLLAADIRVVTPDARFSQLEVRRGIYPFGGATLRFPRETGWGNAMRWMLTGDEFDGTEAHRIGLVQELADTPIDRAREIAHTIADKAAPLGVGAVLAGAHRARREGDDAAIAQLQPDVARLFATADGAEGVQSFVERRDAEFTGR, from the coding sequence ATGACCGAGACCACCTCCGGCGACACGATCACGACCGAACGCGACGGGCACGTCTTGCTGATCGGACTGAACCGGCCGGAGAAGCGCAACGCGTTCGACCTGGCGATGCTTGCCGACCTCTCCCGCGCCTACGCTCTCCTCGAGTCCGACCCCGATCTGCGCTGCGGCGTGCTGTTCGCACACGGCGACCACTTCACCGCGGGCCTCGACCTCGTCGACGTCGGACCCGCGATCGCCTCCGGTACGGCCACCTACCCGTCGGACGGACGGGACCCGTGGCGTCTGGACGGCGACTGGATGACGCCCCTCGTCGCCGCGGCCCAGGGGCGGGTGCTCACCCTGGGGATCGAACTCCTGCTCGCCGCGGACATTCGCGTGGTGACACCGGACGCACGCTTCAGTCAGCTCGAGGTCCGGCGCGGGATCTACCCGTTCGGCGGCGCCACCCTGCGGTTCCCGCGCGAGACCGGCTGGGGCAACGCGATGCGGTGGATGCTCACCGGAGACGAGTTCGACGGCACCGAAGCCCATCGGATCGGTCTGGTCCAGGAACTCGCCGACACCCCGATCGACCGGGCCCGCGAGATCGCCCACACCATCGCCGACAAGGCTGCGCCGCTCGGCGTCGGCGCGGTGTTGGCCGGCGCCCATCGCGCACGGCGGGAGGGCGACGACGCGGCGATCGCGCAGCTGCAGCCCGACGTCGCCCGTCTGTTCGCCACCGCCGACGGCGCCGAGGGGGTGCAGTCGTTCGTCGAACGTCGCGACGCCGAGTTCACCGGACGCTGA
- a CDS encoding nitroreductase family deazaflavin-dependent oxidoreductase, which produces MPAETTTDSLATAAATLNDPLTLRCGQVLPNRVMKAALSEGLATPEHGPDTRLERLYSQWGAGGYGLVITGNVMVDRLHLGEPGNIVIEDDRHLDGLTRWAKTTQDGGSPIWMQLNHPGRQANPLATRSRPVAPSAIAVNIPGIPAPRALTDSEILDIIDRFAEAASVAEAAGFNGVQIHGAHGYLVSQFLSPLANRRTDRWGGSPDARMHFVLEVVRAIRGTVSPGFAVGIKLNSADFQKGGFDEVESRSVIEHLVGEKIDLIEISGGSYESPAMMGRSDSAASESTRRREAYFLSYAQTVRGAAADVPLAVTGGFRTATAMSAAVGSGDCDVVGLGRPAAISPTAARSVIDGHSERLDAPAISLGLPPKLAATGAVRSLDGALDLQWHTDQLHLIGSGGTPDPDRSAWRTAATIVRRNGFDAFRSRRGGASTVLDEAALARKFRRERAVGRYVANPAMRGLTAAGIRTSLMTDIETTGRKTGLQRQVPVSAAFDETGAWIISQHGTRSGWGANIADNPSVRVRQGTRWRTATAAFVPDDDVIDRARSFSDNPLIGRLIGSTFRALQTTPVSVRITFTD; this is translated from the coding sequence ATGCCCGCAGAAACGACCACCGACAGCCTCGCGACCGCCGCGGCCACGCTCAACGACCCACTGACGCTGCGATGCGGACAGGTCCTGCCCAATCGGGTGATGAAGGCTGCGCTCAGTGAAGGGTTGGCCACGCCGGAACACGGCCCGGACACCCGACTCGAGCGGCTGTACTCCCAGTGGGGCGCGGGCGGCTACGGGCTGGTGATCACCGGCAACGTGATGGTGGATCGGCTGCACCTGGGCGAGCCCGGCAACATCGTCATCGAGGATGACCGTCACCTCGACGGTCTCACCCGGTGGGCCAAGACCACCCAGGACGGCGGGTCACCGATCTGGATGCAGCTCAATCACCCCGGCCGACAGGCGAACCCGTTGGCGACGCGGTCCCGACCGGTCGCCCCCTCGGCGATCGCGGTGAACATCCCGGGGATCCCCGCGCCGCGAGCGCTCACCGATTCCGAGATCCTCGACATCATCGACCGGTTCGCCGAAGCCGCATCGGTCGCCGAGGCGGCCGGCTTCAACGGGGTGCAGATCCACGGCGCCCACGGTTACCTGGTCTCGCAGTTCCTCTCGCCGCTGGCCAACCGCCGCACCGACCGGTGGGGCGGGAGCCCGGACGCGCGCATGCATTTCGTCCTCGAGGTGGTCCGCGCCATCCGCGGGACGGTGTCCCCCGGGTTCGCGGTGGGGATCAAGCTCAACTCCGCCGATTTCCAGAAGGGTGGGTTCGACGAGGTCGAATCACGCTCGGTCATCGAACATCTGGTCGGCGAGAAGATCGACCTCATCGAGATCAGCGGCGGTAGCTACGAGTCACCGGCCATGATGGGGCGCAGCGACTCGGCCGCCTCGGAGAGCACCCGTCGCCGCGAAGCGTATTTCCTCTCCTACGCCCAGACCGTCCGCGGTGCCGCGGCCGATGTCCCCCTCGCGGTGACCGGCGGTTTCCGCACCGCCACGGCGATGAGCGCGGCCGTGGGCTCGGGTGACTGCGACGTCGTCGGCCTGGGCCGACCGGCCGCGATCTCCCCGACGGCGGCGCGGTCGGTGATCGATGGTCATTCCGAGCGTCTCGACGCACCCGCGATCTCGCTGGGGTTGCCGCCGAAGCTCGCGGCGACCGGCGCGGTGCGGTCGTTGGACGGGGCGTTGGATCTGCAGTGGCACACCGATCAACTCCACCTGATCGGGTCCGGCGGGACGCCCGACCCGGATCGGTCCGCCTGGCGGACCGCGGCGACGATTGTGCGGCGCAACGGATTCGACGCGTTCCGTAGCCGCCGCGGTGGTGCATCGACGGTCCTCGACGAGGCGGCGCTCGCGCGGAAGTTCCGGCGAGAGCGGGCCGTCGGACGCTATGTCGCGAACCCGGCGATGCGCGGGCTGACCGCAGCGGGGATCCGGACGTCGCTCATGACCGACATCGAGACGACCGGCCGCAAGACCGGACTGCAGCGGCAGGTGCCCGTGTCGGCGGCGTTCGACGAGACCGGCGCCTGGATCATCTCGCAGCACGGCACGCGGTCCGGTTGGGGCGCCAACATCGCCGACAACCCGTCGGTGCGGGTCCGTCAGGGCACGCGGTGGCGTACGGCCACCGCGGCGTTCGTCCCCGATGACGATGTCATCGACCGCGCGCGGAGCTTCTCCGACAACCCCCTAATCGGACGGCTGATCGGCTCGACCTTCCGGGCGCTGCAGACCACCCCGGTCTCGGTGCGCATCACCTTCACCGACTGA
- a CDS encoding HpcH/HpaI aldolase family protein encodes MDAITFARRIRNREDSIGYWVTLDAPPATERIARLGYDFVCLDEQHGMMGYSGILNGILAIDAGRSAVGMVRVGENSERLIERALDAGAVGVIVPMINTPEQATHAVAATRYAPQGVRSYGPARSALRIGPRPADANDSTLVIAMIETLEAVRNIESICAVDGLDGVYVGPSDLSIALGGAFPYDPSVDDEYEHALRSVADAARAAGVAAGIHAPDGLTAAHRMSRGYTFACIANDLTHLEISAATHLHAAQARQSVDQLR; translated from the coding sequence GTGGACGCCATCACATTCGCTCGACGCATTCGCAATCGCGAGGACTCCATCGGCTACTGGGTGACGCTCGACGCGCCGCCCGCGACCGAACGGATCGCACGACTCGGCTACGACTTCGTCTGCCTCGACGAGCAGCACGGGATGATGGGCTATTCGGGAATCCTCAACGGCATCCTCGCGATCGACGCGGGCCGCTCCGCCGTCGGCATGGTGCGCGTGGGTGAGAACTCCGAGCGACTGATCGAACGCGCCCTCGACGCGGGGGCCGTCGGCGTCATCGTCCCGATGATCAACACCCCGGAGCAGGCCACCCACGCCGTCGCCGCCACCCGCTATGCGCCCCAGGGGGTTCGGTCCTACGGACCCGCCCGTTCCGCGCTCCGCATCGGGCCACGTCCGGCCGATGCCAACGACTCCACCCTCGTCATCGCGATGATCGAGACATTGGAGGCGGTGCGGAACATCGAATCCATTTGTGCGGTCGACGGTCTCGACGGCGTGTACGTCGGACCGTCGGATCTGTCCATCGCGTTGGGCGGGGCGTTCCCCTACGACCCGTCGGTCGACGACGAGTACGAGCATGCACTGCGGTCGGTGGCCGACGCCGCCCGTGCCGCAGGCGTTGCGGCCGGCATCCACGCCCCCGACGGTCTCACCGCCGCGCACCGCATGAGCCGGGGCTACACCTTCGCGTGCATCGCCAACGACCTCACCCACCTCGAGATCAGCGCCGCCACTCATCTCCACGCCGCGCAGGCCAGGCAGTCGGTCGACCAACTGCGCTGA
- a CDS encoding alpha/beta fold hydrolase — MTVVLVHGNPETDAVWDPLVEALDRDDVIRLSPPGFGAPLPDGWPGGFEDHRDWLEAELAIIDGPVDLVGHDWGGNHVVNLMMRRPELVRSWATDIIGVFDPEYVWHDVARVWQTPGDGESLVDAMMGGTVTDRTENMIALGMTPPVAAKVAVGQGPEMGRALLLLYRSARHPGLAEAGRHLERAAARPGLCLLATDDPYVGTDEIRRRAAARAGARTEVLDGLGHWWMVEDPERGATALMSFWHSL; from the coding sequence ATGACCGTCGTTCTCGTGCACGGCAACCCGGAGACCGACGCGGTCTGGGATCCGCTGGTGGAGGCGCTCGACCGCGATGACGTGATCCGTCTGTCGCCGCCGGGGTTCGGCGCGCCCCTGCCCGATGGTTGGCCGGGCGGCTTCGAAGACCACCGGGATTGGCTAGAAGCAGAACTGGCGATCATCGACGGTCCGGTCGATCTCGTCGGACACGACTGGGGCGGCAACCACGTAGTGAACCTGATGATGCGTCGGCCCGAACTCGTGCGCAGCTGGGCCACCGACATCATCGGAGTCTTCGACCCGGAGTACGTCTGGCACGACGTCGCCCGCGTGTGGCAGACGCCCGGAGACGGCGAAAGTCTCGTCGACGCGATGATGGGCGGCACGGTCACCGACCGCACCGAGAACATGATCGCGTTGGGCATGACGCCGCCCGTCGCGGCGAAGGTCGCGGTCGGTCAGGGGCCGGAGATGGGGCGGGCTCTGCTGTTGCTCTACCGGTCGGCCCGGCACCCCGGTCTGGCCGAGGCGGGCCGACATCTCGAGCGCGCGGCCGCTCGTCCCGGACTGTGTCTGCTCGCCACCGACGACCCCTACGTCGGTACCGACGAGATCCGGCGGCGCGCAGCGGCCCGTGCCGGTGCCCGGACCGAGGTGCTCGACGGACTCGGGCACTGGTGGATGGTGGAAGATCCGGAACGCGGCGCCACTGCGCTGATGTCGTTCTGGCATTCGTTGTGA
- a CDS encoding dodecin, with protein sequence MSDSVYRITEIVGSSTTSIDDAIKGAVTRASSTVRNLEWFEVVETRGHIENGQVAHFQVTLKVGFKLEDS encoded by the coding sequence ATGAGCGACAGCGTTTACCGCATCACCGAGATCGTCGGATCGTCGACGACGAGCATCGATGACGCCATCAAGGGTGCCGTCACTCGGGCGAGCAGCACGGTCCGCAACCTCGAGTGGTTCGAGGTCGTCGAGACGCGGGGACACATCGAGAACGGTCAGGTCGCCCATTTCCAGGTGACGCTGAAGGTCGGGTTCAAGCTCGAGGACTCCTGA